A region of Takifugu flavidus isolate HTHZ2018 chromosome 2, ASM371156v2, whole genome shotgun sequence DNA encodes the following proteins:
- the LOC130521653 gene encoding NLR family CARD domain-containing protein 3-like isoform X3: MKPKQRSDLQEVIEGHKISLKRRCEHVTEGTNEAGSGTLLNKIYTELYITEGQSEEVDTQHEVRQLERTSKKNIQDTPIKCQDIFKVLSEQQRHIRVVLTNGVAGVGKTFSVQKFSLDWAEGLENQDISLVLPLSCRELNLIRDEQHSLLSLLHVFHPTLQKIRAEDLTVWKLLFIFDGLDESRFSLDFNNHQLISDVTQVSSVEVLLVNLIQGNLLPSALIWITSRPAAAHQIPPSCVDRITEVRGFTDSQKEEYFRRRFSDEDLSKRIISHIKASRSLHIMCLIPVFCWITAIVLEDMMTRDQRGELPKTLTDLYSHFLRVQIKRKKQKYGGKQRPEELTEADKELLLKLGRLAFEHLEKGNIMFYSEDLERCGLDVSEVSVYSGVCTEIFKKRV; this comes from the coding sequence ggaactaatgaagcaggaagtggaaccctgctgaacaagatctacactgagctctacatcactgagggacaaagtgaggaggtggacacacaacatgaggtgagacagcttgagagaacctccaagaagaacatccaggacactccaatcaagtgccaggacatcttcaaagtcttatctgagcaacagagacacatcagagtggttctgaccaacggtgtcgccggcgttggaaaaaccttctcagtgcagaagttcagtctggactgggcagaaggtttggagaaccaagacatcagtctggtgcttccgctctcatgcagggagctgaacttgatcagagatgagcagcacagtcttctctcactgcttcatgttttccatccaacattacagaagatcagagcagaagatctgactgtctggaaacttctgttcatctttgatggcctggatgaaagcagattttcactggatttcaacaaccatcagctcatctctgatgtcacacaagtatcgtcagttgaggtgctcctggtgaacctcatccaggggaacctgcttccctcagctctcatctggatcacctccagacctgcagcagcccatcagattcctccctcgtgtgttgacaggatcacagaagtacgaggcttcactgactcccagaaggaggagtacttcaggaggaggttcagtgatgaagatctgtccaagagaatcatctcacacatcaaggcctccaggagcctccacatcatgtgtctgatcccagttttctgctggatcactgctatagttctggaggacatgatgaccagagaccagagaggagagctgcccaaaaccctgactgacctctactcacacttcctgagggttcagataaagaggaagaagcagaagtatggaggaaagcagagaccagaggaactgactgaggctgataaagaactccttctgaagttgggtcggctggcgtttgaacatctggagaaaggaaacatcatgttctactcagaagacctggagcgatgtggactggacgtctccgaggtgtcggtgtactcaggagtttgtacagagatcttcaagaagagagtgtga